GTGGAAATGACCGACATTTTCGTTGTGTTGAATGGAGATAAGTTCACCGATGGCATTCTCATCAAGAAGTTTCTTCAATTCCATAAAAAAATCCGTATAACGGAGGACATGACAGATGAGTAAAGGCTTATCATATGCTTCAATTTTCTTCAGAAGTTCTCTGGCTTCTCCCCTGTTATTGGTAACAGGTTTTTCCATCAGGATAGATAAGCCCAATTCCATGGACTTCAGCAGAGGATCGAAGTGATCGGCATCCTGATTTGAAATAATCACACCATCACAATTATGATTCTCCAGAAGAGGTTCCCAGGATACAAATTGATTCTCCTCAGGGATATTGTACATTTCAGCAAACTTTTTTCTTCTGTATTCATTGGGCTCGGCAACTGCAGTGATCTGCATCTGATCCGGGTATTTCAAAGCATGGGGAGCATAGGCATAAGTACCCCGGCTGCCAGCTCCAATAACAGCTATCTTTACGGGTTTCTTGTTTGTAGTATTCATATTACATGTATATAATCATTTATATGATAAATCCATAACAATATTGATTGCTTTTTTAACAGTTTCGACTACATAATACATATGGATTTCCCATTGATTGAGCCAATTGACTATTTTTCCGGTGAAAAATGGCATGAAAGTTTACCTGAAAATGTACTTATCTTTACTCGATTAGACCGACAGGGTCTCGATAATCAATCTATACACCATCACAGCAGGTTCAATCTGATCATTTCTCTGGAGGGAAGCTGCCGAATATTAATTGACCGGAAGATTCTTTATATTCCTTCACAAAGCATAGTTCTGATCCATCCATGGCAGACATTCAGATTCCTTTATGACAACAATCAGCCGATTAAGTGGCTCTTTTTCGGATTTGACTGGAATAACAGGAACGATTTCTCAGAAAACAGTGTGAAAATAGCATCTAAATCTGTTGTGAGTTACTGTAAAACGATAACACAGCGCTATACCCGAGATGGTACTGGTCCATGGATCGTACCTTATCTTATGATATTACTGGAAGAGCTGGCTCTCCTGCCGGTACAGAATCTTCACACTATTCCTGTAAAAGATGAAGGTATGGATCTTCTATTGAAAATTCAAAAATATATTTTAGACCATTTGAGGGAAGATATTTCTATATCTCAGATAGCTGATTTATGCTCTTTCTCAGAGAGCCGGCTCAGAACCATATTCAAGGAGAATATGGGTACTTCTCTCGGATCTTATATCCGGCAGTCAAAAATGAATAGTGCCGCCAAAAAACTCGGATTGTCAGAATTATCAGTAACAGAGATTTCAGAGTTATGCGGTTTCTCATCAGTTTATTCTTTCAGCAGAGGTTTCAAAAATTTATATGGAGTTTCTCCTATGAAATATAGGATACAGGCTGGAAAATAAGATATCCTGTCCACAGGATGAGTGTAACACAGCTGATCTGTGCTATGACGAAAAGAATATGCTTTTGATCCATTCCTGAAAATGATAATATTTTTTTGACTGATTGATCAATTTAAACTTTACAGTTTATGATTTCGAGACTATTATTTTTGTTATGAATATACTGATTGCAGATAAATTATCCGAATCCGCCAAAAAGGATCTATCAACGCTTGGAGCCATTATACGCTTTGAGCCCGATCTGACTGCGGAAAATCTTCCTGAAGCTGTTCAGGATGCTGAAGTTCTTATTGTCCGCTCAACTAAGGTGACAAAAGAGACTATCGACCGAGCTTCAAATCTCTCCCTGATTATCAGAGCGGGTGCCGGTGTGAATACAATTGATCTTGAAGAAGCCTCAACAAGAGGAATACATGTATCCAACTGCCCGGGGAAAAACTCCGATGCAGTAGCCGAACTTGCCATGGGTCTTATTATTGCCGCCGACCGCAGGATTGCCGACGGAACCATGGACCTCAGAAATGGTGTATGGAATAAAAAACTCTACGGTAATGCATCCGGTCTCAAAGACAGAACACTTTCTGTAATAGGTATGGGTTCTATCGGGCGGGGCACTGCAGACAGAGCCAAGGCCTTTGGAATGAATGTAGCGGCATGGTCCCGCAGTCTGACTCCGGAAAAGGCAGAAGCCTGGGGTGTAGAGTACTGTGCGACTCCAAAAGAAGCCGCCTCCAAAGCAGATGCTCTTTCAATCCACCTGGCCGCCGGAAAGGCTACAACCCATTTCATAAATGCAGAAATACTGAATGCCATGAAAGACGGAGCCATCCTGGTCAATACATCCCGGGGTGAAGTAGTTGATACAGCAGCCCTCAAGAGTGTTATTAAAGAGAAAGGAATCAAGGCTGCACTGGATGTTTATGAAAATGAACCCGGTGCATCGGCCAAAGAATTCAATGATACTGAACTGGCTGCCGTAATAACAGGAACTCATCATATTGGAGCCTCCACAGACCAGGCTTCAGAAGCTATTGCATCTGAGGTTGTCAATATTGTCAAAGCCTACATAGAGAGTGGTAAACCTCTTCACCAGGTAAACCATCAGGAAAAGAGCCTGGCTCATTATAATCTGATTGTCCGCCATATCAATAAGGTTGGTGTACTGGCCGGTGTTCTGGATGAATTGAAAGCTGCCAGCATAAATATCGAAGAGATGGAAAACTCCATATTCTCCGGAGGACGCGCCGCAGTGTGTACTCTAAAACTCGACGACAGTCCCGCTGAATCTGTTCTGGAGAAAATCAGATCCAACGAGAATATTATTCAGATAGCTCTAAAATAAATTTCTTTCAAATAGAAACATGATTTTTCAGAGCTGAAAAAATCAAGCCACCCCTGGGGCGCAGAACTGCATAAAGCATTCTGCGTCCCTTTTTTTTTGTAACAGATTCAATGAGTTCAGTGGTTACACCTTATATACAAACAATGTGAGGTTTTTATGAAAAAATACAGCCTGTTTTTTATGATACTTCTGGTGGTCGGTTTTAATCTGAGTGCCTTTGGACATAGTGAATACAGTGATCACTCCCGGCGTGAAAAACTGGGTAATTTTGAATCCGTCTCCATAGATGTTCCTGCACAGACAGAACTGGTAAAGGGTAATTCAAGGAGTGTTGATATTCAGATGTCTGAAAAGACAGCCAGGAATATTGAGGTCTATACAGAACGGGGAACTCTTGTTATTAAATCAAAAGGCGGTTCCTGGATACAGAGAGCGGATCAGATTAAAATTAAAATAACTATGCCTTACTGGGAGTCCTTGAGAATAACATCCTCAGGAAATTTCAATTCTGATGATATGTGGAAGCTCGATCATGTACTGATCAGAAACAGCGGCAGCTGTGATATAGCACTGAACAGCATTCATGCCAAAAGGTTTGAATGCAGAGCCAGTGGTTCCGGTGATATTAATATTGATGACCTTTATATAGATAAAACTAATATAGTCACAACAGGTTCGGGAAACTTACGGATAGGGACTGTCAAGACTGATTCTCTTACAGTTGAACTTACAGGTTCCGGAGATTTCAGCGCAGAAATGACTACAGATCAGTTTACTGCCAGAACCACAGGATCGGGTAAGATAATCGCAGCCGGCAGATGTGACAGAGTTGATCTCCAGACAACAGGTTCCGGAGGAATCCATGCAGAAGATTTATCTGCTGATGAAGCTTACATCAGAACCACCGGCAGCGGGGATATAACATTAAAAGACGGTGCTCATCTGAAAGAGATAAGAATGACCGGCAGCGGCACATTTCGAAGTATCTAAAGATAGCTCCCCACTGATATGAACCCCTTTTGTTGGACAAAAATCCAACAGAAGGGGTTTTTTATGAAATTCAGAACTTGTATCGAAGTCCTGTCATAAAGTACATACCGTTTATATTATCCCTCGAGATATCCCAGACATCCGAGCGGTCCCAGGCAAATGTTGCATCTTCATCCCCTGCCAGAAATGTTGCATACCCCACAAGGAAAAGCCCCTGATAAATATTCCATCCTGCCCCGGCGGTAATCATGGCGGAAGCATCAAGGGGAGAGATCACAGACTGTACTGAATAGTAGGTTCCGCTTCCTGTGGTCCAGGAGATTTCCGGGTAGAGATAGATTCCATAGATTGTATCTCTCATATCCTGGTCCTCCCAGTTCTGATAGGGAAAACAGAGAGTTTCAAGTCTTAGATTAAGAGTATTATTCCGGTTGATCTCCTGCATATGGAAAAAACCCAGAGAGAGTATCCAGCTCTCCTCCCAGTCACCGCCAGCCATTCCTTCAGACTTCTGCTGCTCGGTTGGTATGGCCAGAGAACTGGAAAGATACCAGTCAGGGCCGATATTCCCCTGCAGACTGATATAGGGTCTATGGCCCACAGCATCGCCGTTGACCTTTGTCTGACCCTTATAGAGATAGCCACCCTCAAACTTAATTCCTCCGGCAAGGAAATATCCCCTTCCACCGATAGAAGTCTTGTCCAGTCCGGCCATGGTGATACCATCATCTCCGACTTCAATAGCCGGAGGCAGTACGACTCCCTCGATAAAAGCAAAATTGCCCAGAGGAACATTGATCGAGGTCAGCCAGGCGGTATCAGAACGGAGCTCGGTTTCAGTCAGGTCCAGTACGGGATTCAGGCTGCCGAAGACCACATCACCTGCATTGAACACAGTTCCCTGCCCCCAGGCCAGACGGGTCTTTCCCAGGGTCATCCTGAATCCCGGAAAACGGGTTCGAACATAGGCCCGCTTTACAAACAGAGCCGGAACATCACTCATAGCCGTACCATAGAGGTCCATTGGGTAGAACTCTATTTCCGTGTGGCCCTGCACATTGTTGTTTTTGGATGAACGGAAAGAGAGGGCCGCCTTACCGCTGGGGGTAAAATGCCATTCATCCTCACCCCGGTAAATGGCATTGTAAAATTCCAGATTTGATAGAACCTGTGCTTCAGCTGCCAGTCCTGTGAGGGGAAGCAGAAGAAGAAACAGACTGATCAGTTTTTTCATAAATAGAATCCTTCTTAACAGAGATTGATTACCAGGCCAGCTGGTCCAGGGAGAAGAAATTTGATCCCAGATCGGGATTAGTCTCAATCTCATCAACAATCATCTCTGTGCTGGAGTTTTTCTTTAGCTTGTCTTCCAGTACCATCTTGGTAATGGTGACCTTACCCTCCAGTTCCTTCACTTCCAGAACCCGCATCTCCTTGAGAAGTTTTCCTGATTTGGAGAAATAATGGACCTGCTCGGCCACATAAGAGTCTTTCACAACCCAGAGGGTCTGTTTGGGATAGGGAACCTTTCGGCTTTTTGCTGTCATCTCAATTACAAAACAGTCCTGCCCGTCTACGACCTCACTGCCCACCAGTTCAACCTCATATTTGCTTAGGGTGTCGTTTCCTTCGGTCATGTCCTCATAAGAGATATCTGATCCCATCATGGACTGACGCAGGGCAGCTCCCTGAAGGCGGATAATCTCCTCCGCATCGGGATAGTAGAGAAAGAGTTCATTCGAAGTTCTCAGGATTTTCTGACCCAGCTCTGCGGCGGATGTGAACTCAATAATAAAATTATCGTTACCCTCGGACCAGCTGATATAATCGACTTTCTTTGTGCCGAAGCGGTCGTTGGTAATCATGGAACCTGTTGCCTTCATAGTATCAAAGGTCTGCAGCTCATCCATGGTTCTGATAATGTCTTCCGCACTCTGTGCAGACAGTGCTGCCGCTGTAAAAATGAGCAGTACTGCAAAAAATGCTGTTGTTTTCTTCATATAGTTCTCCTTAGGAAACAGGGTTTTCACCCGGGTTAAATGGCCCTCAGGGCTTCCACCGGTTCAATCCGGCTGGCTTTACGGGATGGGAATATGGACACGACCGAAGCCATAATCACAGAATAGAAAAATACAAGTACAGTTGATTTCAAACTGAGCTCCGGATGAAGTACAGATGAAATTTCCATATCCACACCATCCATGGCTGATCCGAAGTTTATTCCTGTCACCGAAAGTATCTGCGTGATTACAACCCCCAGTATGACTCCCAGAACAGAGCCGATGATTGCTATGTACATTGACTCAAGGAAAAACAGACGTACCAGATCCTTGCCATACATTCCCATTGCACTCAGAGTACCTATTTCTCTCATCCTTTCAAAAATCACCATAATGGTGGTATTCAGAATAACCGTTGAAGCCAGGAAGAAGAAGAATAGAGCAAAGAGATTATATATAGCCGAGGCCATCTCGATAAATGAGTAGCTGGTGCTGATATCCTGCCAGTTTATAATTTCCAGATCTGCCGCTGCACTGAGATTCTTTTGAAGAGCCGAAGCCACAGCTGCAGTATCTGTATCTTCATCACACTTAACCAGCATTTCAAGAACCTGACCGGGCATCTTGAGAAAATGCTGAACCCTGTCCAGAGGAGCATAAAAAGTCATTTCAGACATTCCGCTTAAAGGAAATACAACCAGCCCTGTTATCTGGAAGGTGATTGCATTGGTACCCCTGCTGGCTGTAGATGATAAAAGGGTTATCTTGTCACCGATACCAACCCCTGCTTTCTCGGCCAGCTTGTAACCTATGAGGGCTTCATTTTTTCCACTCTCGGGCAGACGGCCCTTCTGCAGAATATCCGGCCCCAGGTCCTGGTACTCAGCTTCAGTTGAAAAATCCAGCCCGACTCCCATGGCGTTGTAGTTCTCCTCACCCTTGTAGATACGGGCGGGAAAGCTTATCCGCGGGCTGACCACACTCACACCGGCCTCTGACAACAGTTCATCTCTCAGCTGATCTACATCGGTAATTGTCAGATGCATAGGATTCAGTCTCTCATATTTACTGAAGTCCTTGTGTCTTATCCTGACGGCACCTGTAGAGTATGTCTGCAGATTATAGGTAAGATCTGCCTTCATCCCTCCCAAAAAAGAGAAAAGAAGAACAATACTCATGGCCGCCACCATTATTGCTGTTGCAGAAAGAATACTTCTTCTGCGGTTTCTATATATGTTTCTATATGCTATTGATCTAAGTTTCATAATAATTCCTTTAACTGCCGGAGTGAAAAATATAACTCCAGGGTCTTTCAGGCAGATATCTAAGGGCCAAAAGGACCTAGTTATATCTTAGACAAACCGGGATATCCAGTTTGAGGGCCCTTCTTGTGGGAACCCAGGCCACTACAACAGCCATGACCGTTCCTATAAAGAAGGCTGTAATAAAGGTTGCCGGATCCCATGTCCCATAGGCAATGGCCGAAATACGGTATCCCATATCACCGGATTCCATCATTTCCGAGTAATCAATCCCCTTGGTGACCAGGTACAGGTTGACAAGTGCTCCGAGTATAACACCGCCGAGAGAACCGAAAAAGCCGATCACCGCTGCTTCCATCATAAACAGGCTGCGGATGGATTTATTTTTCATACCCATGGCACGCATCATTCCCAACTCACGGATTCTTTCAAATACAGACATCAGAATGGTATTTGAGATACCCACAGCAGCAATTAGAAATACCAGGAACAGAATGGAAGAGCTGCCCGAACGCTTGGCTTCGGCAAGTTCCACATAGTCGGCTCCAAGGATTCTCCAGTCAAGGAGATCCAGACCATTTTCCTCAGCAAGAGGAGCAAGATCTGCCAGCATTTCCGTTTCTCGTTCACCCCTTGGCAGGGAGATATATACGGCAGTAGCATACTCATCCATATCCAGAGCATAACGTACTGTGTCCAGAGGTACATACATTCCATAGCGGTTAACAATCGGGTTATCACTTTCCAGAATACCAACGATCTCAAGATCCAGTGTCTGAAAATAACCATCCATGGTTCTTGTTACTATGGTCAGAGGGTAACCAACCTCGGCTCCCAGATCCTTGGCAAGCCACTGTCCCATAAGAACACCGTCTTCCCCGGCTTCCAGGTAACGTCCCCGGGCTACATTGTCTTTAAGTTTGAAGACATCCGAGTCATGGTCCACGTCGATTCCTGTCAGCTTTACCTGAAGATTTCCATCTTCGGGATAAGGATCTTTATATATAA
The DNA window shown above is from Oceanispirochaeta sp. M1 and carries:
- a CDS encoding AraC family transcriptional regulator; this encodes MIEPIDYFSGEKWHESLPENVLIFTRLDRQGLDNQSIHHHSRFNLIISLEGSCRILIDRKILYIPSQSIVLIHPWQTFRFLYDNNQPIKWLFFGFDWNNRNDFSENSVKIASKSVVSYCKTITQRYTRDGTGPWIVPYLMILLEELALLPVQNLHTIPVKDEGMDLLLKIQKYILDHLREDISISQIADLCSFSESRLRTIFKENMGTSLGSYIRQSKMNSAAKKLGLSELSVTEISELCGFSSVYSFSRGFKNLYGVSPMKYRIQAGK
- a CDS encoding FtsX-like permease family protein, whose amino-acid sequence is MNFLPKMAVKNLFRYGRRTIITASAIAFGIMCFILMDSLLKGLDEDSQRNLIWYETGSAGFFNPEYWEDKEMLPLDRPVENSEALVSELRSRNIDAVSRIDFSGDMIIYKDPYPEDGNLQVKLTGIDVDHDSDVFKLKDNVARGRYLEAGEDGVLMGQWLAKDLGAEVGYPLTIVTRTMDGYFQTLDLEIVGILESDNPIVNRYGMYVPLDTVRYALDMDEYATAVYISLPRGERETEMLADLAPLAEENGLDLLDWRILGADYVELAEAKRSGSSSILFLVFLIAAVGISNTILMSVFERIRELGMMRAMGMKNKSIRSLFMMEAAVIGFFGSLGGVILGALVNLYLVTKGIDYSEMMESGDMGYRISAIAYGTWDPATFITAFFIGTVMAVVVAWVPTRRALKLDIPVCLRYN
- a CDS encoding GIN domain-containing protein, with protein sequence MKKYSLFFMILLVVGFNLSAFGHSEYSDHSRREKLGNFESVSIDVPAQTELVKGNSRSVDIQMSEKTARNIEVYTERGTLVIKSKGGSWIQRADQIKIKITMPYWESLRITSSGNFNSDDMWKLDHVLIRNSGSCDIALNSIHAKRFECRASGSGDINIDDLYIDKTNIVTTGSGNLRIGTVKTDSLTVELTGSGDFSAEMTTDQFTARTTGSGKIIAAGRCDRVDLQTTGSGGIHAEDLSADEAYIRTTGSGDITLKDGAHLKEIRMTGSGTFRSI
- a CDS encoding outer membrane lipoprotein-sorting protein — encoded protein: MKKTTAFFAVLLIFTAAALSAQSAEDIIRTMDELQTFDTMKATGSMITNDRFGTKKVDYISWSEGNDNFIIEFTSAAELGQKILRTSNELFLYYPDAEEIIRLQGAALRQSMMGSDISYEDMTEGNDTLSKYEVELVGSEVVDGQDCFVIEMTAKSRKVPYPKQTLWVVKDSYVAEQVHYFSKSGKLLKEMRVLEVKELEGKVTITKMVLEDKLKKNSSTEMIVDEIETNPDLGSNFFSLDQLAW
- a CDS encoding NAD(P)-dependent oxidoreductase; its protein translation is MNILIADKLSESAKKDLSTLGAIIRFEPDLTAENLPEAVQDAEVLIVRSTKVTKETIDRASNLSLIIRAGAGVNTIDLEEASTRGIHVSNCPGKNSDAVAELAMGLIIAADRRIADGTMDLRNGVWNKKLYGNASGLKDRTLSVIGMGSIGRGTADRAKAFGMNVAAWSRSLTPEKAEAWGVEYCATPKEAASKADALSIHLAAGKATTHFINAEILNAMKDGAILVNTSRGEVVDTAALKSVIKEKGIKAALDVYENEPGASAKEFNDTELAAVITGTHHIGASTDQASEAIASEVVNIVKAYIESGKPLHQVNHQEKSLAHYNLIVRHINKVGVLAGVLDELKAASINIEEMENSIFSGGRAAVCTLKLDDSPAESVLEKIRSNENIIQIALK
- a CDS encoding ABC transporter permease, producing MKLRSIAYRNIYRNRRRSILSATAIMVAAMSIVLLFSFLGGMKADLTYNLQTYSTGAVRIRHKDFSKYERLNPMHLTITDVDQLRDELLSEAGVSVVSPRISFPARIYKGEENYNAMGVGLDFSTEAEYQDLGPDILQKGRLPESGKNEALIGYKLAEKAGVGIGDKITLLSSTASRGTNAITFQITGLVVFPLSGMSEMTFYAPLDRVQHFLKMPGQVLEMLVKCDEDTDTAAVASALQKNLSAAADLEIINWQDISTSYSFIEMASAIYNLFALFFFFLASTVILNTTIMVIFERMREIGTLSAMGMYGKDLVRLFFLESMYIAIIGSVLGVILGVVITQILSVTGINFGSAMDGVDMEISSVLHPELSLKSTVLVFFYSVIMASVVSIFPSRKASRIEPVEALRAI